The proteins below come from a single Oxyura jamaicensis isolate SHBP4307 breed ruddy duck chromosome 1, BPBGC_Ojam_1.0, whole genome shotgun sequence genomic window:
- the DNAJC28 gene encoding dnaJ homolog subfamily C member 28 — protein MIPRILKPFSYVCGNRMLSGYKPKSNVKDSYKILELEEGCSLDDIRNSYRNLAKKYHPDSGSSTADSEAFIKVEDAYRVVLSDMANKKKSKENKEEEEEDQFKTKAPQHRHYLSFEGVGFGTPSQREKQYMQFRVDRATEQVLEYRKQKLESQYVATDLMRAKDVRESKKVKITQAVERLVEDLIQESMAKGDFDNLSGKGKPLQKFSDCPHIDPMTHNLNRILIDNGYQPEWILMQKEIRETIERLRKSIVASRSKLGEPMTPYRQKQWNRICEQFMEDIRKLNKRIDSFNLVVPILSRQMVHFSADKEIVRAQKTYKALMENKEAPDSDTKEEEQENVKRFGWKSSLFKWLNLTLK, from the coding sequence ATGATTCCAAGAATCCTGAAGCCCTTTTCCTATGTGTGTGGCAATAGAATGCTATCGGGTTACAAACCGAAAAGCAATGTCAAGGACTCGTACAAAATTCTTGAGCTTGAGGAAGGATGCTCCCTTGATGATATCAGAAATTCGTATCGAAATCTTGCCAAAAAATACCATCCAGACAGCGGTTCCAGCACGGCAGACTCTGAAGCATTTATTAAAGTAGAAGACGCGTACAGAGTTGTGCTTAGCGATAtggcaaacaaaaagaaatcaaaggagaataaggaagaggaggaggaggaccagttcaaaacaaaagcaccaCAGCACAGACACTACTTGAGTTTTGAAGGCGTTGGGTTTGGAACACCAagccaaagagaaaagcagtacATGCAGTTTCGAGTGGACCGTGCTACCGAGCAGGTGTTGGAATACCGAAAGCAGAAACTTGAAAGCCAGTACGTCGCGACTGACCTTATGAGAGCCAAGGATGTGAGGGAGAGCAAGAAGGTGAAGATAACTCAGGCGGTTGAACGGTTGGTTGAGGACCTCATCCAGGAATCAATGGCAAAAGGAGACTTTGACAACCTCAGTGGGAAAGGAAAACCTCTGCAGAAGTTTTCAGACTGTCCGCATATCGATCCTATGACTCACAACCTGAACAGAATCCTGATAGACAATGGGTACCAGCCAGAGTGGATCCTGATGCAGAAAGAAATACGGGAAACTATCGAGCGATTAAGGAAGAGTATAGTGGCATCTAGAAGTAAGCTCGGAGAGCCAATGACGCCGTACCGGCAGAAGCAGTGGAATCGCATTTGTGAGCAATTTATGGAAGATATCAGGAAATTGAACAAAAGAATTGACAGCTTCAATTTAGTCGTTCCTATTCTGAGCAGACAAATGGTGCACTTCAGTGCAGACAAAGAAATCGTTCGAGCACAAAAGACTTACAAAGCtttgatggaaaacaaagaagctCCTGATTCAGACACAAAGGAAGAGgaacaggaaaatgttaaaaggTTTGGGTGGAAGTCTTCTCTATTTAAGTGGTTAAACCTTACATTGAAATAA